Proteins from a single region of Fodinibius sp. Rm-B-1B1-1:
- a CDS encoding 2OG-Fe(II) oxygenase, protein MKSTEVTKYHSDEKWNTWMSQLATDDYLVVDNFISDHLFEKVQCYFQERLDESKFSKAAIGSDKNRQVESSVRGDFIYWLDRRQDSAVNELFILFDEVMANLRQQLFLSLSDYEFHFALYPPNTHYDKHVDQFHGKANRVISMLIYLNENWQPGNGGELKIYQADGTESLIEPCAKRLVMFKSDTVPHEVLLTQIPRKSITGWMLHKPASVGQFV, encoded by the coding sequence ATGAAATCAACAGAAGTAACAAAGTACCACTCCGATGAAAAATGGAATACATGGATGAGCCAATTGGCCACCGACGACTACTTGGTAGTCGATAATTTCATTTCGGATCATCTTTTTGAAAAGGTTCAGTGCTATTTTCAAGAAAGGCTTGATGAAAGTAAATTCTCTAAAGCTGCTATCGGATCGGACAAAAACCGGCAAGTTGAATCTTCGGTCCGTGGTGACTTTATTTATTGGCTCGATCGTCGGCAAGATTCAGCAGTAAATGAACTTTTTATCTTGTTTGATGAGGTAATGGCAAACCTGAGACAACAATTATTCTTGAGCCTCTCAGATTACGAGTTTCACTTTGCCCTGTATCCGCCCAACACTCATTATGATAAGCACGTTGATCAATTTCATGGCAAGGCCAATCGCGTTATTTCTATGCTGATCTATCTCAATGAAAACTGGCAACCAGGTAACGGCGGGGAATTAAAAATATACCAAGCTGATGGGACAGAATCCCTTATAGAGCCTTGTGCAAAAAGACTGGTCATGTTTAAAAGTGATACCGTTCCCCACGAAGTACTGCTCACTCAGATCCCCCGGAAAAGTATCACCGGTTGGATGCTCCACAAACCGGCATCTGTAGGACAGTTTGTTTAA
- a CDS encoding metalloregulator ArsR/SmtB family transcription factor, which yields MLDSTLHALADSTRRDILLRLADQERSVNEIAKPYEMSLAAVSKHLKVLERADLIVKRKEGRSYLCRMNYEPLTEVSDLIKTYRKFWEDRFDELEQFLDENKTKDGKDG from the coding sequence ATGCTTGATTCAACATTACATGCTTTAGCGGATAGCACACGGCGTGATATTTTGTTGCGCTTGGCTGATCAAGAACGGTCGGTTAATGAGATTGCCAAGCCGTATGAAATGTCGTTAGCGGCAGTATCAAAACATTTGAAGGTGCTTGAGCGTGCTGATTTGATTGTGAAAAGAAAGGAGGGGCGTAGTTATTTGTGTCGGATGAATTACGAGCCACTAACCGAGGTATCAGACCTAATTAAAACATATCGCAAATTTTGGGAGGATCGGTTCGATGAATTGGAGCAATTTCTTGATGAAAACAAAACTAAAGACGGAAAAGATGGATAA
- a CDS encoding SRPBCC domain-containing protein encodes MAKDESTLTVKRIIDADPETLFEALTNQKIMEQWFFASTENGWSASIENNPQEGGSFKVDMHGPDDTYPHKGVYKEIVPNKKIVFTWNSHLVTDTVVTITLSQVGGGTEVKLHHEFMPSKEIAEKHTQGWTAILENLDQVVVG; translated from the coding sequence ATGGCAAAGGATGAATCAACACTAACAGTAAAGCGTATTATTGATGCTGATCCGGAGACTCTTTTTGAAGCATTAACTAATCAAAAAATTATGGAACAGTGGTTTTTTGCTTCGACCGAAAATGGTTGGTCGGCTTCAATAGAAAATAATCCCCAAGAAGGAGGGAGTTTTAAGGTAGATATGCATGGTCCCGATGATACCTATCCACACAAAGGGGTTTACAAAGAGATTGTTCCAAATAAAAAGATCGTGTTTACGTGGAACTCTCATCTTGTTACGGATACGGTGGTGACAATCACTTTAAGTCAGGTAGGTGGGGGCACGGAAGTGAAGCTCCATCATGAGTTTATGCCAAGTAAAGAGATTGCCGAAAAACATACGCAGGGTTGGACGGCAATCCTTGAAAATTTGGATCAAGTTGTTGTGGGATAA
- a CDS encoding stomatin-like protein — protein MIEPISQGVLGLLSIYILFKFIQSIQLVPTQRAYIVERLGNYHKTLGPGFHALVPFFDKVKYKQDLREETIEVEPQECFTKDNVKVEVDGVIYLAVIDPVNASYGVTNYRFAAVQLAQTTTRSIIGTMDLDDTFEDRAIINKEVVDVLSEMEQAWGIRVLRYEIKNIYTPKTIQNAMERQMTAERERRATIAKSEGIMQSTINDAEGEKEEIINKSEGEMQRQINEAEGVAQEIESIAEATAISIEEIADALSQEKGKEAMQMRLAEQYISQLSKLASDKNDVIIPKDVTNYDSIMSGLSLDKISIVPEKETE, from the coding sequence ATGATAGAACCAATTAGTCAAGGTGTACTTGGACTTTTAAGTATTTACATACTTTTTAAATTTATTCAGTCGATTCAACTTGTACCCACTCAACGGGCTTATATTGTTGAGCGACTTGGCAATTATCACAAAACACTCGGCCCCGGCTTTCATGCGCTCGTCCCCTTTTTCGACAAGGTTAAATATAAGCAGGATCTGCGGGAAGAAACGATCGAGGTTGAACCACAGGAATGTTTTACTAAAGATAATGTAAAAGTCGAAGTTGATGGCGTGATTTATCTGGCCGTAATTGATCCCGTAAATGCCAGCTATGGCGTCACCAACTATCGTTTTGCAGCCGTTCAGCTGGCTCAGACCACTACGCGTTCCATTATTGGTACGATGGACTTGGATGATACCTTCGAAGATCGTGCAATCATCAACAAAGAGGTTGTTGATGTACTTAGCGAAATGGAACAAGCATGGGGCATTCGCGTGCTGCGATATGAGATTAAAAACATCTATACACCTAAAACCATCCAGAACGCAATGGAACGACAGATGACGGCCGAACGCGAACGTCGCGCGACTATTGCGAAATCGGAAGGAATTATGCAGTCGACCATTAATGATGCTGAAGGTGAAAAAGAGGAAATCATTAACAAATCGGAAGGTGAAATGCAGCGGCAGATTAATGAAGCTGAAGGGGTAGCCCAGGAAATTGAGTCTATCGCAGAAGCTACGGCTATTTCTATTGAAGAAATTGCCGATGCATTATCCCAGGAAAAAGGAAAAGAAGCCATGCAGATGCGTTTGGCCGAGCAATATATTAGTCAGCTTTCTAAACTTGCCAGCGACAAAAATGATGTCATCATTCCTAAAGACGTCACCAATTATGATTCCATCATGAGTGGTCTTTCTCTGGATAAAATATCCATTGTTCCAGAAAAAGAAACAGAGTAA
- a CDS encoding stomatin-like protein: MWTTILIIIALGLFIFTKVFIIVEMREEVIQERLGKYIKTLKPGLHFLIPFVDRAAYRQEMREQVIDVPSQTCITKDNIEVEVDGLVYVKVMDAYKASYGIGNYKLAAINLAQTTMRSEIGKITLDDTFSEREQMNENIVREIDKASDPWGIKVLRYEIRNIRPSDNLIHTLEKQMEAERDKRAEITTSTGTRDYKINESQGERQEAILLSEAQRQKRINEAKGKAKEIELIAKATSKGIKRVSQAIAKPGGDLAVKTQLIEQFIDQLGNVIERSNVSVLPTETANLKTFFEGVGKVSDSTQPTSSNTTTGAQQ, from the coding sequence ATGTGGACGACCATACTCATTATTATAGCCTTGGGCCTCTTCATCTTTACAAAAGTGTTTATCATTGTAGAGATGCGAGAAGAAGTTATCCAAGAGCGACTCGGAAAATACATTAAGACTCTTAAACCCGGCCTGCACTTTTTAATTCCTTTTGTGGATCGGGCAGCTTATCGCCAAGAAATGCGCGAGCAAGTCATTGATGTGCCCAGTCAAACTTGTATCACCAAAGACAATATTGAAGTTGAAGTCGATGGACTTGTTTATGTCAAAGTAATGGACGCCTATAAAGCCAGCTATGGCATTGGCAATTACAAGTTAGCAGCCATTAACCTGGCGCAAACTACTATGCGAAGTGAAATTGGTAAAATTACGCTGGATGATACGTTTTCTGAGCGCGAACAGATGAATGAAAATATTGTCCGCGAAATTGATAAGGCCTCCGATCCATGGGGTATTAAAGTGCTACGATACGAAATTCGTAATATTCGTCCCTCGGATAATTTAATTCACACACTCGAAAAACAGATGGAGGCCGAACGCGATAAACGCGCCGAAATTACGACCTCTACCGGTACCCGTGATTATAAAATCAATGAATCACAGGGAGAGCGACAGGAAGCTATTCTACTTTCTGAGGCTCAACGACAAAAGCGAATCAATGAAGCTAAAGGAAAAGCCAAAGAGATTGAACTCATTGCCAAGGCCACTTCCAAAGGCATAAAACGCGTATCCCAAGCCATTGCTAAACCGGGAGGAGATCTGGCTGTTAAAACACAACTTATTGAGCAGTTTATTGATCAACTGGGTAATGTGATCGAACGATCAAATGTATCAGTACTGCCAACAGAAACAGCAAACCTTAAAACCTTTTTTGAAGGCGTCGGTAAAGTAAGCGACAGTACACAACCAACTTCATCAAACACTACAACGGGGGCCCAACAATGA
- a CDS encoding NfeD family protein, with product MDAETLTTIFFIGGIVLMIIETLIPGGVSFFLGVSGLFVGTLRWLGILEDPATSIITWLFTSVALILAMRPLLMKYWGGESSYKLANEDVEAMDQIVDVVDEVNPNDNSGRIRFQGISWQARTLEGKIPAGTKAKIRYRDNVTWIVEPIDEIEE from the coding sequence ATGGATGCGGAGACTCTCACCACCATTTTCTTTATCGGTGGTATTGTATTAATGATCATTGAAACCTTAATTCCGGGAGGCGTATCATTTTTCCTGGGCGTAAGTGGGCTTTTTGTTGGAACTTTACGTTGGCTTGGGATTTTGGAAGATCCTGCCACCTCTATTATTACCTGGCTTTTTACATCGGTCGCTCTCATTTTGGCTATGCGGCCTTTGTTAATGAAATATTGGGGAGGCGAAAGCAGCTATAAACTGGCCAATGAAGATGTGGAAGCCATGGATCAAATTGTAGATGTCGTTGATGAGGTCAATCCCAATGACAATTCTGGGCGTATCCGTTTTCAAGGGATTTCCTGGCAAGCACGAACACTGGAAGGAAAGATTCCCGCAGGGACAAAAGCCAAAATACGCTACCGGGATAATGTGACCTGGATCGTTGAACCTATCGACGAAATTGAAGAATGA
- a CDS encoding response regulator: protein MKSKKVLIVEDEMIIAMLIERMVKNLGHEVLGKVSTGQDAIDVALGQHPDLILMDIRLKGAIDGIEAIQKIQEKVSMPVIYISGNTDLAHQKKMESTKYLDFLSKPITQSDLSKSFKVAS from the coding sequence ATGAAATCAAAGAAAGTATTAATTGTTGAAGATGAGATGATTATTGCTATGCTCATAGAACGCATGGTGAAAAATCTTGGTCATGAGGTATTAGGTAAAGTATCTACAGGACAGGATGCCATCGATGTGGCATTGGGGCAACATCCAGATCTGATTTTAATGGATATTCGCTTAAAGGGAGCGATTGATGGCATTGAAGCTATACAAAAAATTCAGGAGAAGGTATCAATGCCCGTGATATATATATCGGGCAATACTGATCTGGCTCATCAAAAAAAGATGGAGAGTACTAAATATCTCGACTTTTTATCGAAGCCAATAACCCAATCTGATTTAAGTAAGTCATTTAAGGTGGCTTCTTAA
- a CDS encoding porin family protein, with protein sequence MKKLLLLPIIVFLFAPSISQAQQASSDATIKNTLGIGPRLGYYKANDADNGNFYIGAQSRVRLGSVIGLEGSVEYRAAQEYSIGGQTLETKLVPVTASALMFLPVSKNFAPYGIAGLGAYYTIYDYDGVFDDVDNEFNFGYHLGFGVEFPINQNAALNFDYRYLFLNPDDNEMSTENANYNGNVFTAGLMFYL encoded by the coding sequence ATGAAGAAATTATTATTACTTCCTATTATTGTATTTTTATTTGCCCCATCAATATCTCAGGCACAGCAGGCTTCATCCGATGCAACCATTAAAAATACCCTTGGTATTGGTCCTCGGTTAGGGTATTACAAAGCTAATGATGCTGATAATGGCAATTTTTATATTGGTGCGCAGTCGCGAGTTCGACTGGGATCTGTCATTGGTTTAGAGGGTTCCGTAGAGTATCGTGCGGCTCAGGAATATTCTATTGGCGGACAAACGCTGGAAACAAAGTTAGTACCTGTGACAGCTTCAGCACTTATGTTTTTGCCAGTGAGCAAAAACTTTGCTCCGTATGGAATTGCTGGATTAGGAGCTTATTATACTATATATGACTATGATGGTGTATTTGATGATGTGGATAACGAGTTTAATTTTGGTTATCACCTTGGCTTTGGAGTGGAATTTCCTATCAACCAAAATGCAGCTCTCAACTTTGACTACCGTTATCTGTTTCTAAATCCCGATGACAATGAGATGAGTACCGAAAATGCCAATTATAATGGTAATGTCTTTACAGCTGGACTGATGTTTTATCTATAA
- a CDS encoding FAD-binding oxidoreductase has product MPEIKLPEVELNIYTPKDPVEVPIVENRICTKESSPNFVRHVTFDISGTDLEGHVRVGQSIGILPPGKNEKGRDYKLRLYSISSPTKGEEGKPNLISTTVKRTIEEFDNNELYLGVCSNYLADLQPGDMVKMTGPSGRRFLLPENAHDFNYVFFATGTGIAPYRGMIKELLDQGFENEIVLVFGCAYRTDLLYADYFESLDEEYDNFHYLPRVSREDRRTDGSKKYVQTALWDDAELLDPIMEQDNTLMYICGLKGMERGIYPALAKKGLAEYLDVREPASGKTPEEWDERDLKRYVKPSSRTFVEVY; this is encoded by the coding sequence ATGCCGGAGATTAAGCTCCCCGAAGTTGAACTCAATATTTACACTCCTAAAGATCCTGTAGAAGTTCCTATCGTTGAAAACAGGATTTGCACAAAAGAAAGTAGTCCCAATTTTGTCCGCCATGTCACATTCGATATTTCAGGTACAGATCTCGAGGGACATGTACGGGTAGGGCAGTCTATTGGAATTTTACCTCCTGGTAAAAATGAAAAGGGGCGTGATTATAAATTACGGTTATATTCAATTTCTTCTCCCACCAAAGGCGAGGAGGGCAAGCCCAACCTTATTTCAACAACGGTTAAGCGAACCATCGAAGAGTTCGATAATAATGAACTCTATTTGGGAGTGTGCTCAAACTATTTGGCAGATTTACAGCCTGGTGATATGGTTAAGATGACAGGGCCCAGCGGCCGGAGGTTTTTACTACCCGAGAATGCTCACGATTTTAACTACGTTTTTTTTGCAACCGGTACCGGTATTGCTCCATATCGTGGAATGATTAAGGAGCTACTCGATCAGGGATTTGAAAACGAAATTGTATTGGTTTTTGGATGTGCTTATCGTACTGATCTGCTGTATGCTGATTATTTTGAGTCGTTGGATGAGGAATATGACAACTTCCACTACTTACCTCGTGTGTCGCGCGAAGATCGGCGTACTGATGGGTCAAAAAAGTATGTCCAAACTGCGCTTTGGGATGATGCAGAGCTACTTGATCCTATCATGGAGCAAGATAATACACTCATGTATATTTGTGGACTGAAGGGGATGGAACGTGGAATCTATCCTGCATTGGCTAAAAAGGGGCTGGCAGAATATTTGGATGTACGAGAGCCGGCATCAGGTAAAACGCCCGAAGAATGGGATGAGCGAGATCTAAAAAGATATGTTAAACCTTCCTCAAGGACATTTGTTGAAGTTTATTGA
- a CDS encoding DUF502 domain-containing protein, with product MRPIINNFLRGLLLVFPITATIYIIFSAARWSNNFFNDLLFEWLNLDIPGLGLITVFVGITVVGYIFSRAITRPIVTYFERFLKKVPFIKIIYTSLKELTEAFVGDKKRFNKPVLIDFGGVEAKRIGFVTQKDLSALGIEDTVAVYCPHSYNFSGNLYLVPAENVTPIDHNSTDVMKYVVSGGVTNIS from the coding sequence ATGCGACCTATAATTAACAATTTCTTACGGGGATTATTACTTGTTTTTCCCATTACTGCCACCATATATATTATCTTCTCGGCAGCAAGATGGTCGAACAACTTTTTTAATGACCTCCTTTTTGAATGGCTTAATCTCGATATTCCCGGTTTGGGATTGATTACAGTCTTCGTTGGAATTACTGTAGTTGGGTATATTTTTTCACGAGCTATTACTCGTCCTATTGTTACCTATTTTGAGCGCTTTCTAAAAAAAGTGCCTTTCATAAAAATTATCTATACCTCGCTTAAGGAACTTACCGAAGCTTTTGTCGGTGATAAAAAACGATTCAATAAACCTGTTCTTATTGATTTTGGTGGCGTTGAGGCCAAACGCATCGGATTTGTAACGCAGAAAGATCTCAGCGCTCTTGGAATTGAGGACACCGTTGCTGTCTATTGTCCTCATTCATATAACTTTTCCGGCAACTTGTACTTAGTTCCCGCTGAAAATGTAACCCCTATTGACCACAACTCGACCGACGTGATGAAATATGTGGTATCTGGAGGAGTTACCAATATTTCATAA
- the alaS gene encoding alanine--tRNA ligase, whose amino-acid sequence MSHKSSAQIREEFLDFFKEKDHAIVSSAPVVPQNDPTLLFTNAGMNQFKPIFMGEQSGYDKDGETWQRVVDSQRCIRVSGKHNDLEEVGYDTYHHTLFEMLGNWSFGDYFKREAIRYAWELLVDKWGLEPDRLYATVFEGDESDGLPVDQESIELWKEETSINPDHILKFDKKDNFWEMGDTGPCGPCSEVHVDIRPDEERAKKDGAELVNMDDPRVMEIWNLVFIQFNRQPDSTLEKLPAQHVDTGMGFERICAVLQDKKSNYDTDLFTPLLDKIGELADVSYGDDDEIDIAMRVIADHIRAVSFSIADGASPGNDGRGYVIRRILRRAIRYGWDKLDLKKPFFYKLVPVLAEQFKEVFPVLVNQQDYVQNVIQSEEKSFLNTLGQGIELFEEMIEGKDKLPGEDAFKLHDTYGFPIDLTQLMARERGVEVDVSGFEKRMKEQKERARAAGQFSVDQSSPKEWIPVSDTDDFEFVGYDSLSTWSNIKAMRKDGDQGAIILDQTPFYAESGGQVADTGIISNGDDHLRVLGVQQSPDGYIHFVNHLPEDPSGEWEAMVDGERRKEIRKHHSATHLVHAALKQVLGDHVQQKGSLVDENHLRFDFSHYEQITDKELNKIEEIVNDRIQQNISKQEEREVPIDEAKERGATMLFGEKYGDKVRIISFDPEYSMELCGGTHVDATGEIGYFRFTSESSAAAGIRRIEAKVGQSVDEYLRSESELIQNIRSEIGQSQDLVRDIHQLIEERKELEKELEELRKQQSASRLDNLIQSGTEINGGVRLVSGEIPHADMDLLKQLGYESLDKQKENTITILGAKDSEEGKVYVMAAVTKDLIEGKDLKAGALVGELGQMLGGGGGGQPNLATAGGRKPEKLKEMFDKLPSIIGKHLD is encoded by the coding sequence ATGTCCCACAAGAGTTCTGCACAAATACGCGAGGAGTTTCTGGATTTCTTTAAGGAAAAAGACCATGCTATTGTTTCGAGTGCTCCAGTTGTTCCTCAAAATGATCCCACGCTATTGTTTACTAATGCGGGGATGAATCAGTTTAAACCCATATTTATGGGAGAACAGTCGGGGTATGATAAGGATGGAGAAACCTGGCAGCGGGTGGTTGATAGTCAGCGGTGTATTCGCGTAAGTGGTAAGCATAATGATCTGGAAGAAGTGGGGTATGATACCTATCACCACACGTTGTTTGAGATGCTCGGAAACTGGTCGTTTGGGGACTACTTTAAACGCGAAGCTATCCGCTATGCCTGGGAGTTACTCGTCGATAAGTGGGGTCTGGAACCTGACCGCTTGTATGCTACGGTTTTTGAAGGGGATGAGAGCGACGGTTTGCCGGTAGATCAGGAGTCTATAGAGTTGTGGAAAGAAGAAACGTCGATTAACCCAGATCACATCTTGAAGTTTGATAAGAAAGATAACTTTTGGGAAATGGGAGATACCGGTCCATGTGGTCCGTGCTCCGAAGTACATGTGGATATTCGCCCTGATGAAGAACGTGCTAAAAAAGATGGTGCCGAACTCGTAAATATGGACGATCCCCGGGTGATGGAGATTTGGAATCTGGTGTTTATCCAGTTCAATCGTCAACCCGACAGTACGCTCGAAAAGCTGCCTGCTCAACACGTTGATACGGGTATGGGCTTTGAGCGTATTTGTGCTGTACTTCAGGATAAGAAATCGAATTACGATACCGACCTTTTTACGCCACTGCTCGACAAAATCGGGGAGCTGGCCGATGTTTCGTATGGGGATGATGACGAGATTGATATTGCCATGCGGGTAATTGCCGATCACATTCGTGCGGTCAGTTTTTCTATTGCGGATGGGGCATCGCCCGGCAACGACGGACGAGGATATGTGATCCGACGTATTTTACGACGTGCTATTCGCTATGGTTGGGATAAGCTGGATTTGAAAAAGCCGTTTTTCTACAAGTTGGTTCCAGTGCTGGCCGAACAGTTTAAGGAGGTGTTTCCGGTGCTTGTTAACCAACAGGATTACGTGCAGAATGTAATTCAATCCGAAGAAAAGAGCTTTTTAAATACGTTAGGACAAGGCATTGAGCTTTTTGAGGAGATGATCGAAGGCAAGGATAAATTGCCTGGTGAGGATGCCTTTAAGCTGCACGATACGTATGGATTTCCTATCGATTTAACACAGCTGATGGCACGTGAGCGTGGTGTTGAAGTTGATGTGAGTGGGTTTGAAAAACGAATGAAAGAGCAGAAAGAACGTGCTCGTGCCGCTGGACAGTTTAGTGTAGATCAGTCATCCCCAAAGGAATGGATTCCAGTTTCTGATACCGATGACTTTGAGTTTGTAGGATACGATTCATTGTCAACCTGGAGTAATATTAAAGCTATGCGTAAAGATGGCGACCAGGGAGCTATTATTCTTGACCAAACCCCTTTTTATGCCGAAAGTGGTGGACAGGTGGCCGACACGGGTATCATCAGTAATGGTGATGACCATCTGCGTGTGCTGGGGGTACAGCAATCTCCAGATGGATATATCCATTTCGTAAACCATCTGCCCGAAGATCCCAGTGGAGAATGGGAGGCTATGGTGGATGGTGAGCGACGCAAGGAAATCCGTAAGCATCACTCGGCCACGCACTTGGTACATGCCGCTTTAAAGCAGGTGCTCGGTGACCACGTGCAGCAGAAAGGTTCTCTCGTGGATGAAAATCATCTGCGATTTGACTTTTCGCACTATGAGCAGATTACGGATAAAGAGCTCAATAAGATTGAAGAAATTGTAAACGATCGGATTCAGCAGAATATCTCCAAGCAGGAAGAACGTGAAGTACCTATCGATGAAGCTAAGGAACGTGGCGCAACGATGTTGTTTGGTGAAAAATATGGCGATAAAGTTCGCATAATTTCCTTCGATCCCGAATATTCAATGGAGCTTTGTGGTGGTACACACGTCGATGCTACTGGTGAAATTGGCTATTTTCGGTTTACGAGCGAATCATCTGCAGCAGCGGGCATCCGGCGTATCGAAGCAAAGGTTGGCCAGAGTGTGGATGAATATTTAAGAAGTGAGAGCGAACTGATTCAGAATATTCGCTCTGAAATTGGTCAGAGTCAGGATTTAGTGCGCGATATTCATCAGCTTATTGAAGAACGTAAAGAGCTTGAAAAAGAGCTGGAAGAACTGCGTAAGCAGCAAAGTGCTTCACGGTTAGATAACTTAATCCAATCGGGAACTGAAATTAATGGTGGGGTCAGGCTGGTATCTGGAGAAATACCTCATGCTGATATGGATCTGTTGAAGCAGCTGGGATATGAGTCGCTCGATAAACAGAAAGAAAATACGATCACTATACTTGGAGCAAAAGATTCTGAGGAAGGAAAAGTATATGTAATGGCGGCGGTGACCAAAGATCTTATCGAAGGAAAAGATCTTAAAGCCGGCGCGCTGGTCGGTGAACTTGGACAGATGCTCGGTGGTGGCGGCGGCGGTCAGCCGAACTTAGCTACAGCCGGTGGACGAAAGCCTGAAAAATTGAAAGAGATGTTCGATAAACTACCTTCAATAATCGGCAAACATTTAGATTAA
- the pdhA gene encoding pyruvate dehydrogenase (acetyl-transferring) E1 component subunit alpha produces MAKKKKNAEEVSFTPTGTGIRTNGEIIRSTELPDPTDKNHDDLGLSDDDVVDMFEQMYLQRRFEERAMQMYQKGKFGGFLHLYMGQEAISTGTTYALNADDDIITAYRDHGWGLVRGVSPKEGMAELYGKVTGCSKGKGGSMHFANVDEHFWGGYGIVGGHIPLGGGIAFANKYKQNGRVTACFLGDGAVPQGALHETLNMSQNWGLPCIYAVENNGYAMGTAVHRHSTGEIVDRADGFDMKKMVINGMDVLTVYEKMKEIAEDVRENSEPWFVEIRTYRYRGHSMSDPMKYRSKEELEEYEKLDPVERIKNYLLDEDIIDDDKVEEIKDSVEDTVMEAIDFAEESDFPEKEALYDHMFAEDDYPFHT; encoded by the coding sequence ATGGCCAAAAAGAAAAAGAACGCAGAAGAAGTTTCGTTTACTCCAACGGGCACGGGTATTCGCACAAACGGAGAAATTATCCGCAGTACGGAGCTACCCGATCCCACAGACAAGAATCATGATGATTTAGGACTATCAGACGATGATGTCGTCGATATGTTTGAGCAAATGTATTTGCAGCGCCGATTCGAAGAGCGTGCTATGCAGATGTATCAGAAAGGGAAATTTGGTGGATTCCTTCACCTCTACATGGGACAGGAAGCGATTTCGACCGGAACAACTTATGCCTTAAATGCTGACGACGATATTATTACTGCTTATCGTGATCACGGATGGGGACTTGTTCGTGGCGTATCGCCCAAAGAGGGGATGGCTGAACTTTATGGCAAAGTGACCGGCTGCTCGAAAGGTAAAGGGGGCTCGATGCACTTTGCCAATGTTGATGAACATTTTTGGGGCGGTTATGGTATTGTAGGCGGACATATTCCCCTTGGCGGTGGAATTGCCTTTGCCAATAAATATAAGCAGAATGGACGTGTTACTGCTTGTTTCTTGGGTGACGGTGCGGTACCACAGGGTGCGTTGCACGAGACATTGAATATGAGTCAAAATTGGGGACTGCCTTGCATTTATGCGGTAGAAAATAACGGGTATGCAATGGGTACTGCTGTTCACCGTCATTCTACTGGTGAAATCGTGGATCGTGCTGATGGCTTTGATATGAAGAAGATGGTCATTAATGGCATGGACGTACTTACGGTCTATGAAAAGATGAAAGAAATTGCCGAGGATGTCCGCGAAAATTCTGAGCCGTGGTTTGTAGAAATTCGCACCTATCGCTATCGCGGCCATTCCATGTCAGATCCCATGAAATATCGTAGCAAGGAAGAGCTTGAAGAATATGAGAAGCTTGATCCGGTGGAGCGTATTAAGAACTATCTGTTGGATGAAGATATTATCGATGACGATAAAGTCGAAGAAATTAAAGACAGTGTGGAAGACACAGTGATGGAAGCGATTGACTTTGCTGAAGAGAGTGACTTCCCCGAAAAAGAAGCACTCTATGACCACATGTTTGCGGAAGATGATTATCCTTTCCATACATAA